Proteins from a single region of Deltaproteobacteria bacterium:
- a CDS encoding zinc-binding dehydrogenase, with translation MRGWVTHAFKDMRLEELAEPEGRPGWALLKTLVVQPSVTEVQLFYGERSNSYEKVKKKLAKGPEPLFGHEFCAEVVEIDKDNGYGLAVGDRVGATHTEIGTIGRDFPGLFSEYAAVPLDALAKIPEGISDWEVSALQPLTSCVHNIQVLGVTLGDTVLVLGQGVMGLNSAQAAKAAGADTVIGTDMRPEVLELAKELGVDVTIDASKENVVEAVMDLSGGKGIPFVIEAASGSPQMGLSGGATVSEAVACVATGGKVLSIPHFHEPVTLDFNYLRAKRVTYMFPPELAHPAEMTLAARLVAQKRINIDPMITHKLEGIEKMPEALEITANKSKYGALNPAQVRFS, from the coding sequence ATGCGGGGTTGGGTCACACATGCTTTCAAGGACATGCGCCTGGAGGAGTTGGCGGAACCGGAGGGGCGGCCGGGCTGGGCGCTGCTGAAGACCTTGGTGGTGCAGCCTTCGGTGACGGAAGTTCAGCTCTTCTACGGGGAGCGCTCCAACAGCTACGAAAAGGTCAAGAAGAAGCTGGCCAAAGGACCGGAGCCCCTGTTCGGGCACGAGTTCTGCGCCGAGGTCGTTGAGATCGACAAGGACAACGGGTATGGCCTGGCCGTGGGTGACCGGGTGGGCGCCACGCACACGGAGATCGGCACCATCGGGCGGGACTTTCCCGGGCTCTTCTCCGAGTACGCGGCGGTGCCGCTGGACGCGCTCGCCAAGATTCCCGAGGGTATCAGCGACTGGGAGGTGTCGGCGCTCCAGCCCCTGACCAGTTGCGTGCACAACATCCAGGTGCTCGGCGTGACCCTCGGGGACACGGTGCTGGTGCTGGGCCAGGGCGTCATGGGCCTCAACTCGGCCCAGGCGGCCAAGGCCGCGGGCGCGGACACGGTCATCGGCACCGACATGCGGCCGGAGGTCCTGGAGTTGGCCAAGGAGCTCGGAGTGGACGTCACCATCGACGCCTCCAAGGAGAACGTGGTGGAGGCGGTGATGGACCTGAGCGGCGGCAAGGGCATTCCCTTCGTCATCGAGGCGGCGAGCGGCAGCCCGCAGATGGGACTGTCCGGCGGCGCCACGGTGTCGGAGGCGGTGGCGTGCGTGGCGACCGGCGGCAAGGTGCTCAGCATTCCGCACTTCCACGAACCCGTGACCCTGGACTTCAACTACCTGCGCGCCAAGCGGGTGACCTACATGTTCCCGCCGGAGCTGGCCCATCCCGCGGAGATGACCCTGGCAGCGCGGCTCGTGGCGCAGAAGCGTATCAACATCGATCCCATGATCACCCACAAGCTGGAAGGCATCGAGAAGATGCCCGAGGCGCTGGAGATCACCGCCAACAAGTCCAAGTACGGCGCGCTGAATCCGGCGCAGGTGCGGTTCTCCTAG
- the pgsA gene encoding CDP-diacylglycerol--glycerol-3-phosphate 3-phosphatidyltransferase, giving the protein MWTLPNLLSLFRILLVPFLAWLLASTDPLSCALAALVFIIASLTDMLDGYLARRNKSVSDFGKILDPLADKLLVVTALIMLVAIDRPGDAYVPVWLVVIIVAREVAVTVLRGIALSEGIIIPADTVGKYKLLVQTFALVALMIHYRYFGIDFFVGGMYFLVLSTVLALWSGVEYHVRFLRSLRVGSRLSGSSRRQGR; this is encoded by the coding sequence ATGTGGACACTACCGAACCTGTTGAGCCTGTTCCGTATTCTCTTGGTCCCGTTCCTGGCGTGGCTGCTCGCGTCCACCGATCCGTTGTCATGTGCGCTGGCGGCTCTCGTTTTCATTATCGCCTCGTTGACCGACATGCTGGACGGCTACCTGGCGCGCCGCAACAAGAGCGTGTCCGACTTCGGCAAGATCCTGGACCCCTTGGCGGACAAGCTGCTGGTGGTGACCGCGCTCATCATGCTGGTGGCCATCGATCGCCCCGGAGATGCGTATGTCCCGGTGTGGCTCGTGGTGATCATCGTCGCGCGGGAGGTGGCCGTGACCGTGCTGCGCGGCATTGCCTTGTCCGAGGGCATCATCATTCCGGCCGATACGGTGGGCAAGTACAAGCTCCTGGTCCAGACCTTCGCCCTGGTGGCCTTGATGATCCACTACCGTTATTTCGGGATCGACTTCTTCGTCGGCGGGATGTACTTCCTGGTGCTTTCCACCGTGTTGGCGCTGTGGTCGGGGGTCGAGTACCACGTCCGATTTCTTCGTTCCCTGCGTGTCGGTTCCCGGCTTTCCGGGTCCTCACGGCGGCAAGGACGCTGA
- a CDS encoding tripartite tricarboxylate transporter substrate-binding protein, whose amino-acid sequence MTKRAIGRTLIVLLLAGFFFMSFSGQATAKDFYEGKVLRILVCCSPGGFYDRWARLFARHLGKHIPGKPDIIVQNMPGAGSLIAANYVYNIAKQDGTAIVMPLAGLYLDQVVGRKEVRFDIAKFQWIGTQEVSQTVLFCRSDSKYTNIDALIKNKKEPARIGNTGTAGNSFLIGKVLEQGVGANFNFVMGYAGGSEVDLAVERGEVLCRGMSSAPFFGREPFLTWRKNKFVTEIAQSGSERDPRIKDTPTLSELMEKHNAPELVRSMSKVIFASGQFGRPFAVAPGVPADRVKILRDAYAAALNDPDLAAEAKKGRMVPFKLTRGEDLQELAKSVVSQPKEVVDGVKALLGR is encoded by the coding sequence ATGACGAAACGAGCGATTGGCCGAACATTGATCGTGCTGTTGCTGGCCGGGTTCTTCTTCATGAGCTTCTCGGGCCAAGCGACCGCCAAGGACTTCTACGAGGGCAAGGTTCTCCGCATCCTGGTGTGCTGCTCGCCGGGCGGGTTCTATGATCGTTGGGCCAGGCTGTTCGCGCGGCATCTGGGCAAGCACATCCCGGGCAAGCCCGACATCATCGTCCAGAACATGCCCGGGGCCGGCTCCCTCATCGCCGCCAACTATGTCTACAACATCGCCAAGCAGGACGGCACAGCCATCGTGATGCCGTTGGCGGGCCTTTACCTGGATCAGGTCGTGGGGCGCAAGGAGGTGCGCTTCGACATCGCGAAGTTCCAGTGGATCGGTACGCAGGAAGTGAGCCAGACCGTGCTCTTCTGTCGCAGCGACTCCAAATACACGAATATCGACGCGCTGATCAAGAACAAGAAGGAGCCGGCAAGAATCGGCAACACGGGCACCGCAGGCAACAGCTTTCTCATCGGCAAGGTCCTGGAACAGGGCGTGGGAGCGAACTTCAATTTCGTCATGGGTTACGCCGGCGGCAGCGAGGTCGATCTGGCGGTGGAGCGAGGCGAGGTCCTGTGCCGCGGCATGAGCAGCGCTCCGTTTTTCGGCCGGGAGCCGTTCCTGACCTGGCGCAAGAACAAGTTCGTTACGGAGATCGCACAGAGCGGGTCGGAGCGGGACCCGAGGATCAAGGACACGCCGACCCTCAGTGAGTTGATGGAGAAGCACAATGCCCCGGAACTGGTCCGGTCCATGTCCAAGGTGATCTTCGCCAGCGGCCAGTTCGGACGCCCCTTCGCCGTCGCGCCGGGCGTGCCGGCGGACCGTGTGAAGATATTGCGCGACGCCTACGCCGCGGCCTTGAACGACCCGGATTTGGCGGCCGAGGCGAAGAAGGGACGAATGGTGCCCTTCAAGCTGACGCGGGGCGAGGATCTGCAAGAGTTGGCCAAGAGCGTCGTAAGCCAGCCCAAGGAGGTGGTGGACGGCGTGAAGGCGCTGCTTGGGAGGTAG
- a CDS encoding amidohydrolase family protein encodes MDAKIIDADGHVRDRDADIRAHMEDPWNKREGSLLPSDEWDSSMFGTLGMNITDVPTRLRDMDTEGIEMSVLFPTGAFHVNRMPEKAYAGAFSRAYNNWISSMCSEAPERLKGVGVAPFQDVPAAVAEINRAVTKLGVAGITVGTFGMKDHLGQELFWPIYEELERLNVPLLIHNSRSGPAGDNRFDTFLFKHTIGRPFETLLDCAALMYGGVPERFPKLRIAFLECGVGWVPYWMDRMDEEYEHRQSEAPLLKAMPSEYMKAGNWYYAAEPEEESLPYGIERIGDKNIVFASDYPHWDGMFPNVTKTIKERTDISEDFKAKFLGDNAKALYGWN; translated from the coding sequence ATGGACGCCAAGATCATTGACGCTGACGGGCACGTCAGGGACCGGGACGCGGACATCCGCGCCCATATGGAAGATCCCTGGAACAAGCGCGAGGGCTCGCTGCTGCCGTCGGACGAGTGGGATTCGAGCATGTTCGGCACCCTGGGCATGAACATCACCGACGTGCCCACGCGCCTCCGCGACATGGACACCGAGGGCATCGAGATGTCGGTGCTGTTTCCCACCGGAGCGTTCCACGTGAACCGCATGCCGGAGAAGGCCTACGCGGGAGCGTTTTCCCGCGCCTACAACAACTGGATCTCGAGCATGTGCAGCGAGGCGCCGGAGCGGCTCAAGGGCGTCGGCGTGGCGCCTTTCCAGGACGTGCCCGCCGCGGTGGCGGAGATCAACCGCGCAGTCACAAAGCTCGGCGTGGCCGGTATCACCGTGGGCACCTTCGGCATGAAGGACCACTTGGGACAGGAGCTCTTCTGGCCCATCTACGAAGAGCTCGAGCGGCTCAACGTGCCGCTGCTGATCCATAACTCGCGGTCGGGTCCGGCGGGGGACAACCGTTTCGACACCTTTTTGTTCAAACACACCATCGGCCGTCCCTTCGAGACCTTGCTCGACTGCGCCGCACTGATGTACGGCGGCGTGCCGGAGCGGTTCCCGAAGCTGCGCATCGCGTTCCTGGAGTGCGGTGTCGGCTGGGTGCCCTACTGGATGGACCGGATGGACGAAGAGTACGAGCACCGGCAGTCCGAAGCGCCGCTGCTCAAGGCCATGCCCAGCGAGTACATGAAAGCAGGGAACTGGTACTACGCGGCCGAGCCGGAGGAAGAAAGCCTGCCCTACGGCATCGAGCGCATCGGGGACAAGAACATCGTGTTCGCGTCCGACTATCCCCACTGGGATGGCATGTTCCCCAACGTGACCAAGACCATCAAGGAACGGACGGACATCTCCGAGGACTTCAAGGCCAAGTTCCTGGGCGACAACGCCAAGGCGCTTTACGGCTGGAACTAG
- a CDS encoding tripartite tricarboxylate transporter permease: MMFDAFISGLIHVLSWPAFGFLLLGAFVGFVVGILPGLGGLATLALMLPFAYKIQEPISAFAFLLGMHAITGTTGDLTSILFGIPGEGTAAATIMDGYPMTKNGEAGRAMGAALMSSLVAGLEGALILALAIPIMRPLVLFFGSPELFMLAILGITFIASLSGSSLTKGLLCGGIGLMLASIGVDPQTGTLRYTLGTLYLWDGLSLGPVVVGLFAIPEIIDLAVRGTSIAQAKVEKITGVMEGVKDTFRHFGLTMRCGFIGAFIGALPGLGGGVSQWLAYGHAVQSSKDKSRFGKGAVEGVLGPGAANNSREGGNLIPTVAFGIPGSSAMAILLGAFLIVGLNPGPEMLTKHLDVTFAMVWILVIANIITAGACFLFLNQLVKLTFVRGHLLIPFLLMFVFLGAFAAHNNFSDIVVTVIFGLVGYVMVLFQWPRPPFVLGLVLGTIVENNLFISTSAYGAGWLVQPTVVGIALMIIGTLVYSAIQAYRGRSLEADLEKRMGVGSTHE, translated from the coding sequence ATGATGTTCGACGCCTTCATATCGGGACTGATTCACGTCCTTTCGTGGCCGGCCTTCGGGTTCCTGCTGCTGGGTGCGTTCGTGGGTTTCGTCGTGGGAATTCTTCCCGGCCTGGGTGGCTTGGCCACCCTGGCGCTGATGTTGCCCTTCGCCTACAAGATTCAGGAGCCGATTTCGGCCTTTGCCTTTCTCCTGGGGATGCATGCCATCACCGGCACCACCGGTGACCTCACCTCGATTCTCTTCGGCATCCCGGGGGAGGGCACGGCCGCGGCCACGATCATGGACGGGTACCCGATGACCAAGAACGGTGAGGCCGGCCGGGCCATGGGCGCCGCGCTCATGAGCTCACTGGTGGCCGGCCTCGAAGGCGCCCTCATCCTGGCCCTCGCGATTCCCATCATGCGCCCGCTAGTGCTTTTCTTCGGCTCTCCCGAGCTGTTCATGCTGGCGATTTTGGGAATCACGTTCATTGCTTCGCTGAGCGGATCGTCGCTCACCAAAGGCCTCCTGTGCGGAGGCATCGGTTTGATGCTGGCGTCCATCGGGGTCGATCCCCAGACCGGGACGTTGCGCTACACGTTGGGTACGCTCTATCTTTGGGATGGCCTGAGCCTGGGACCCGTGGTGGTCGGGCTCTTCGCCATCCCGGAGATCATCGATCTCGCGGTGCGCGGCACCAGCATCGCCCAGGCCAAGGTCGAGAAGATCACCGGAGTGATGGAAGGGGTCAAGGATACCTTCCGCCACTTCGGGCTGACCATGCGCTGCGGCTTCATCGGCGCGTTCATCGGGGCGTTGCCGGGCCTGGGCGGCGGCGTGTCGCAGTGGCTGGCTTACGGCCACGCGGTGCAGTCGTCCAAGGACAAGAGCCGCTTCGGCAAAGGCGCGGTGGAAGGGGTGCTGGGACCCGGCGCCGCCAACAACTCCCGCGAGGGTGGCAACCTCATTCCCACGGTGGCCTTCGGCATTCCCGGAAGCAGCGCCATGGCGATTCTCCTGGGCGCGTTCCTCATCGTCGGCCTCAATCCCGGCCCGGAGATGCTGACCAAGCACCTGGACGTGACCTTCGCCATGGTGTGGATCCTGGTGATAGCCAACATCATCACCGCGGGCGCGTGCTTCCTGTTCCTGAACCAGCTCGTGAAGCTCACGTTCGTGCGCGGACACCTGTTGATTCCGTTCCTGCTCATGTTCGTGTTCCTGGGCGCCTTCGCGGCTCACAACAACTTTAGCGATATCGTCGTCACGGTGATATTCGGACTCGTGGGATACGTGATGGTGCTGTTCCAGTGGCCGAGGCCGCCTTTCGTGCTAGGGCTGGTGCTGGGGACCATCGTCGAGAACAATCTGTTTATTTCCACGAGCGCCTACGGTGCCGGTTGGCTCGTACAGCCCACGGTCGTCGGCATCGCCCTCATGATCATCGGGACGCTGGTCTACTCGGCCATTCAGGCGTACAGGGGCCGTTCGCTGGAGGCAGATCTCGAGAAGAGGATGGGGGTCGGGAGCACGCACGAGTAG
- the rdgB gene encoding RdgB/HAM1 family non-canonical purine NTP pyrophosphatase — protein MARELTFVTSNRHKFAEVHAILADRGISVAMRSMELREVQADTLEEIATEKVREASVAVDGPVIVEDTGLFIDVLRGFPGPYSAYVFRTLGNQGILRLLEETADRRATFKSVFAYGDPDGSVECFGAGAPGTIALTCRGEGWGYDPIFTPDNASGRTYGELGDDKNRLSHRRAALDKLAGWVQAGGR, from the coding sequence GTGGCACGAGAGCTTACGTTTGTTACCTCCAACCGTCACAAGTTCGCCGAGGTACACGCCATACTTGCCGACCGCGGCATTTCTGTCGCGATGAGGTCCATGGAACTGCGGGAGGTTCAGGCGGACACGCTCGAAGAGATCGCCACGGAGAAGGTTCGGGAGGCGTCCGTGGCGGTCGACGGTCCGGTTATCGTGGAGGACACCGGCCTGTTTATCGACGTCCTGCGTGGTTTTCCCGGGCCGTACTCGGCCTACGTGTTTCGCACCCTGGGCAATCAGGGCATCCTGCGACTGCTTGAGGAAACGGCGGATCGACGCGCGACCTTCAAGTCGGTGTTCGCCTATGGCGATCCCGACGGTTCGGTGGAGTGCTTCGGCGCGGGGGCACCGGGGACCATCGCTTTGACGTGTCGCGGAGAGGGATGGGGCTATGATCCGATCTTCACGCCCGACAATGCTTCGGGGAGGACCTACGGCGAACTGGGTGATGACAAGAACCGCCTTTCTCACCGTCGTGCGGCTCTGGATAAGCTCGCGGGTTGGGTACAAGCCGGCGGCCGTTGA
- a CDS encoding tripartite tricarboxylate transporter TctB family protein: MRLTARTGFSILVLVFFCYMVWGAAEWRLQARLFPWAIGIPMIFLAILNLVQEWWGPKAGEEGEEGSAQATPSDFQFTQAMDTGVAVRRTITILSWITGFMAGIWLVGFSITVACMTFGYLKIQSKEGWPMSLILTASAWLVYYVLFERTLLLPFPEGQVFRWLGFE; the protein is encoded by the coding sequence GTGCGACTGACAGCCAGGACCGGTTTCAGCATTCTGGTCCTTGTCTTCTTTTGCTACATGGTCTGGGGGGCTGCGGAGTGGCGCCTGCAGGCACGCCTCTTCCCCTGGGCCATCGGTATCCCCATGATATTCCTGGCGATTCTCAATCTCGTGCAGGAGTGGTGGGGACCGAAGGCAGGCGAGGAGGGGGAGGAAGGGAGCGCTCAGGCCACGCCTTCCGATTTCCAGTTCACGCAGGCCATGGACACGGGTGTGGCGGTGCGGCGCACCATTACGATCCTGTCTTGGATCACTGGGTTTATGGCCGGCATCTGGCTCGTCGGGTTCTCCATCACCGTCGCCTGCATGACCTTCGGTTATCTGAAGATTCAGTCAAAGGAAGGCTGGCCCATGTCGCTGATCCTTACGGCGTCGGCGTGGCTGGTCTATTACGTGCTGTTCGAACGCACACTGCTACTGCCGTTTCCCGAGGGCCAGGTCTTTCGCTGGCTGGGCTTCGAGTAG
- a CDS encoding DMT family transporter → MLAVALGLLASLAFACTATLVQRGVRYLDPFSGLLIDLFCNGALLWLFVFAFHDAAELWAGANLIFVASGLIVPGLFRLVAFKGIERLGASVATAVLNAAPLFAVLLAMLLLDEQPGPANLFGAVAVVSGLVFLSWKGETRSWHLRDLLFPVSGALFAALRDNVVRLGLLAGPAPMVGASITVTTSFLTMSAAYLPFHGLTRLRTCGGRAIGSFVLIGFVHFLAYLLMFSALDIAAVSVVSPLIHCFSLFTLALSPLILGDSDPVTRRKVGATSMVVLGVLLIAWSRWSA, encoded by the coding sequence ATGCTAGCCGTTGCCTTGGGACTGTTGGCGTCCCTAGCATTCGCCTGCACGGCCACGCTCGTTCAACGGGGTGTCCGCTACCTGGATCCCTTCAGCGGATTGCTGATCGACCTTTTCTGCAACGGGGCGTTGCTTTGGCTCTTCGTATTCGCCTTCCACGATGCGGCCGAACTCTGGGCCGGCGCCAACCTGATCTTCGTCGCCTCGGGACTCATCGTTCCGGGCCTGTTCCGCTTGGTGGCGTTCAAGGGCATCGAGCGGCTGGGAGCGTCGGTTGCCACCGCCGTCCTCAACGCTGCTCCGCTCTTTGCCGTGCTCCTGGCCATGCTGCTGCTCGACGAACAGCCCGGCCCGGCCAACCTGTTCGGCGCCGTGGCCGTCGTTTCCGGCCTCGTCTTTCTGTCGTGGAAGGGTGAGACCCGCTCCTGGCACCTCCGGGATCTACTGTTCCCGGTGTCCGGGGCCCTGTTCGCGGCGCTTCGCGACAACGTGGTCCGGTTGGGACTCCTTGCCGGTCCGGCGCCCATGGTCGGCGCCAGCATCACGGTGACCACCTCTTTCCTGACCATGTCCGCGGCGTATTTGCCGTTCCACGGCCTCACCCGGTTGAGGACCTGCGGGGGGCGCGCCATCGGCAGCTTCGTGCTGATAGGCTTCGTGCATTTTCTTGCCTATCTTCTGATGTTCTCGGCACTGGACATCGCGGCCGTTTCGGTGGTGTCGCCGCTGATTCACTGCTTCTCCCTCTTTACCCTGGCCCTTTCGCCGCTTATTCTGGGTGACTCGGACCCCGTCACGCGGCGCAAGGTCGGCGCCACGTCCATGGTCGTGTTGGGCGTGCTGCTGATCGCGTGGTCGCGCTGGTCCGCGTAA